Within the Zea mays cultivar B73 chromosome 10, Zm-B73-REFERENCE-NAM-5.0, whole genome shotgun sequence genome, the region TGGCCAGCTCTAGAAAAGCCAGCTCAAGCAGATCCAGACGGGGCCGACTGCGCAACCTGTTCGACCGGTCCTGCACCGCCTCTCGGTCGCCGAGCTTGGCTCTCGATCCCGCCGCTGGGGCACGGTTGGGGGCTTGACTCACATTTGGTGCTAAAAATTTACTATTCTAGAGCATTTTGCCTCCTCATTCATTAACTCAGATTGTTGAGATGGCAaaagatgatgtttattccgccTGAAATCTTATTTGCACAATACATAGGCATTTTTATGGCATTTCTAGCAGCTGAAACAATAAATACTGTTTGTCGGTTCACTGAAGCATATATCGTTTCTAATTTGGTAATTGAGCCTCACTTAGATGATGGCATCAAATGTTTGACCTTGATGTTCTGCTAGGTAACATTAGTTGGTTACTTTTATCTGGATCATGTTCATCACGGTAGCATCATATGTAATGCTGTCCACACAAGTCAATCCCAGGGATTTCTTTAGATATAAATTTGTAATAGTTCGATTCATCTAATCTTTGATTATGTTAACAGAGATCTGATTGTTGATTTTTTTTGAAACTTGCCTTTTTATTTTTTGCTTTGTTTATGCAACAAAAGTTCTGTTAAAGTTTCTTTTTTATTACTAGGAGTAGAAAATTTAGAATTAGGAAGTCCCTAATGTTATTTCCTCATTTACAAATTTAGACATCCTTGATAAACCTGATGGCTATCGCGGAGAGCTGTGTTGATGCGGTGGTCATGGAGATGGTGGCTGTCTACTGCGGTGGCCTCTATGCCGCCAAGCCAGAGCTTGCTGCCCGCCGCATTGAGGCCATCGGCTTTCAGGTTGGGCACCAGCTCTCTGAGAGGTATAGCCAGAAACAATTTTTTTTCTCCTGTTCTGTTCTTCATCTGCCTAATTCTGCACTCAGGTTCCTAGTCCAAACCTTAACCGATGATCTGTCACCCTAGTGTGGTTCCAGTTAGGCAGTTACTGATACAAATAAATCTCAAAATGTTTCTCTTAGTTGAGTTCTAGTTAGTGCAGGCTCTTAGATTTGGTATTACGATCCAGCCTAAACCTCATGGTTCATGGGCCTTTTGGGAACCTTACATCATTGCTACCGAGAGACGgggatattgatgaagatgttagccataaAATCAAAGCAAGGTGGATGAAGTGGCGTCAAGCATCTGGCGTTCTATATGATAAGAGAGTACCACAGAAACTAAAAAGCAAGTTTTATAGGACAACAATTAGACCTGCTATGTTGTATGGTGCAGAACGCTGGCCTACAAAAAGACGACATGTTCAACAATACGTGTTGCGGAAATGCGTATGTTGGTTGGATTTGTGGCCATACAAGAAGGGATCGAATCCAGAATGATGATATACGGGATAGGCTAGGGTTATCACCAATCAAAGAAAAACTTGTCCAACATcgcttgagatggtttggacatgtccAACGGAGACCCCCAGTAACATCAGGGCATAGTAGGATCCTAAGGCACAATAGTTTTACTGCTAATAAAAAGAGAGGAAGAGGAAGACCAAAGTTGATATGGGAAGAGACAGTAAAAGGAGACTTGAAAGGACTTGATATACCCAGAAAATTTAGCCTTGAATAGGTGCGCATGGAAAACAACTATCCATGTGCCTGAACCATGACTTTGTGGGTTCTATCGGGTTTTTaattctagcctaccccaacttgttTAGGATAAAAGGCTTTACTATTGTTGTTTGCATACATGTTTACTGTTGTGTTGTGCTTCTTTACTTGTTTAGAGCACAAGGCCTCTCTGCCTGTAACATCTCAGGCACAATATTTTATGCTCTGCAAATCTGTCTCAGTTTTCTGTGTGATTAATTTTTTTAGTCAGTGCAATGCTCCAATGCATGTACTTCTGCAGACTCAACCATTTTTTGTTCATATTCAGATATACCATGGAGCGTCCACGATTTAGTGATCATCTTGAAGCAATCAAATTTATCTGCAAAGACTTCTGGTCAGAGCTGTTCAAGAAACAGATTGACAATCTGAAAACAAATCATAGGGTGATGCAGAAATACTTCCTGTCTGTTTTTCCTTCTCGTTAACCACTGACATCTCTTGACTACCTATACATGCAGGGTACCTTTGTCCTTCAAGATAACCGTTTTCGGTGGCTTACTCGTGTTTCTCTAGATCCATATACAGAGAACAGAGATTCAACTGAAAATGATTCTGCAGCATTGGGTGATACAGCAGCCCAAACAACTACCATGCTTCTGTATTTCCCATGTGGATTGATAAGAGGTGCCTTGACTAACTTAGGAATTCCGTGTTCTGTCTCTGCTGACATGTCAAACCTTCCAGCATGTAAGTTGAGCTATGCTTTTTTCTGATCTTTTTAACATGTGGTTAATTTTCATCGTTTGGTGATCTGTTGCACATCTTATATCAACCACTAGAGTCAAACAAGTACCCAAGTAATCGTTGCCCACAACGATAGAGGGAGGATGTGAGGGATGTGGTGGGTGGGAATGGGATAACGAGCTGGTGGTGGGAGTGGTATGGAAGGAGGCTCTGGAGTCGACCACCCAATCGGTCAGAGAGGGAGAGGGTGGTGAAGCCACAGGGTGCGCAGAAAGAACCAGGGGAGGAGCTCCGACAAAGGCACGGGTAGGGGAGGAAAACACCAAGGTCTCGATTGCCAGGGAGGCAATCGCAGCTCGGGGAAAAACAAGGGGTCTAGACACGTGGCGGCCCGCATGTGGGTGAAGCTCGATGCAATCATGAAAGACAGGGCCCATGGCATGATCGAAGGCCACGAGAGTGCCCCAGACGAGCTGTTCGTCATGGAGGACACGCACAGGAATGGGATGTGGGACGGGAGCCGTGAAGGAAGAGTCCCCGGAGGCGAAGCCAGAGGGGCGGAGGGTGGTGAGACCCCGTAGGCAAATCTCGACGGAGGGCCAATGGGCGTGCTAGCGTGCCTGGGAAGAGTGCCCGGAGTGCCGGCGGTGGGTGGAGTGTTGGCGGCTAGGGCAAAAACAAGGCCCTCAGTGGTGGGAGGGGGATTCTATGGAGAgccccgtgggcgagccgagaagGCCGCCCTATACAGCGGTTGGACCGGTAGCATCGATGACAGGGGCAGCGCACGCGCCTGAAGTATCAAAGGGTGGCGTTCGACTGGAGTAGTGGATGGCTGCCAGCACAGGGTTGGTGGACGGGGAATGGGAGCGAAGCTCCATGGCGCGTCGGCAAGAAGGAGGAGAGCCTGGCGGCGATGGTGTTTGTCGGCGCCGACAGCAGGTGCGGCTGGGGGGCATtgacgacggaggggaaggcggcgGCGGGCGTCCAAGGGAACAGCGGCCGGCGACGGGTCTGGTGGAGGCACAGGGGGCGCGCGACCTGGGGAGGGGAGGGCGGGCCCTGGACGCGGGCGCACGGCATGGGGGCACACAGTCCAATGGCGGCGGCACCGGCAGGGCAGGACGCGGGCGGTGGGGGAGGCGTGGCCGGCGTGGAGGCAACGCcggcaagaaggggaggatgcgaCCGAGAAGCAAGTGGCCAGTGGGGAGGAGGGGTGCCTGCGGCCAATGTTTACAA harbors:
- the LOC100282812 gene encoding uncharacterized protein LOC100282812, yielding MAIAESCVDAVVMEMVAVYCGGLYAAKPELAARRIEAIGFQVGHQLSERYTMERPRFSDHLEAIKFICKDFWSELFKKQIDNLKTNHRGTFVLQDNRFRWLTRVSLDPYTENRDSTENDSAALGDTAAQTTTMLLYFPCGLIRGALTNLGIPCSVSADMSNLPACSFVVRIKT